The following are encoded in a window of Actinomyces oris genomic DNA:
- a CDS encoding hemolysin family protein: protein MSTPPALLLTVILLAGNAFFVGAEFAVTSSRRSQLEPLAEAGDARAATALWALQNVSRMLATAQLGVTLCSTGLGVVAEPAIAHALEPLLAAVGVGHAGSHAVAVVIALVIVVGLHVVAGEMVPKNISIASPEKAVRWLAPPLVWCSRVFSPVVNALNGFANGVLRVLGIEAKEEIAAAFNAEEVASIVERSTAEGVLEDSTGLLSGALEFSEETAGSVMVPLSELVTLPQDCTPEDVERAVASTGFSRFPLVADQAAVEEGEEPVITGYLHLKDILYADGAERTEPVPAWRARALVPVGYDDEVEEALAAMQRSGAHLGHVRNAQGRFIGVLFLEDILEELVGEVNDAMQREEHQRRD from the coding sequence ATGAGTACTCCGCCCGCCCTCCTGCTCACCGTCATCCTCCTGGCCGGCAACGCCTTCTTCGTTGGCGCCGAGTTCGCCGTCACCTCCTCACGCCGCAGCCAGCTCGAGCCACTGGCCGAGGCCGGCGACGCTCGCGCCGCCACCGCCCTGTGGGCACTGCAGAACGTCTCACGCATGCTGGCCACCGCCCAGCTCGGCGTCACCCTGTGCTCCACCGGCCTGGGCGTCGTCGCCGAGCCGGCCATCGCCCACGCCCTGGAGCCCCTGCTCGCGGCCGTCGGCGTCGGGCACGCCGGCTCCCATGCCGTCGCCGTCGTCATCGCCCTGGTCATCGTCGTGGGCCTGCACGTCGTCGCCGGGGAGATGGTGCCCAAGAACATCTCCATCGCCTCCCCGGAGAAGGCCGTGCGCTGGCTCGCCCCGCCCCTGGTGTGGTGCTCGCGCGTCTTCAGCCCCGTGGTCAACGCTCTCAACGGCTTCGCCAACGGGGTCCTGAGGGTCCTGGGCATCGAGGCCAAGGAGGAGATCGCCGCGGCCTTCAACGCCGAGGAGGTCGCCTCCATCGTCGAGCGCTCCACCGCCGAAGGCGTCCTGGAGGACTCCACCGGCCTGCTCAGCGGCGCCCTGGAGTTCTCCGAGGAGACCGCCGGCAGCGTCATGGTGCCCCTGAGCGAGCTCGTCACCCTGCCCCAGGACTGCACCCCGGAGGACGTGGAGCGGGCCGTGGCCTCCACCGGCTTCTCCCGCTTCCCGCTGGTGGCCGACCAGGCCGCAGTTGAAGAGGGGGAGGAGCCCGTCATCACCGGCTACCTGCACCTCAAGGACATCCTCTACGCCGACGGCGCCGAGCGCACCGAGCCGGTACCCGCCTGGCGCGCTCGCGCACTCGTGCCCGTCGGCTACGACGACGAGGTCGAGGAGGCGCTGGCGGCCATGCAGCGCTCGGGGGCCCACCTCGGGCACGTGCGCAACGCGCAAGGGCGCTTCATCGGGGTCCTCTTCCTGGAGGACATCCTCGAAGAGCTCGTCGGCGAGGTCAACGACGCCATGCAGCGCGAGGAGCACCAGCGCCGTGATTAA
- a CDS encoding peptidoglycan DD-metalloendopeptidase family protein, producing MTPQPMSRRQRREAERAAEAARHVAEAQAGTAPSSPSATHTTHVAGATRRSRRDLHAHRAENGAASSPVTAPSPSALPDVPVAPQKQNHPQRPVAPAAPATVVSGTRRGARSGDGSAPSVTVDPAPSQPVAPMSRMARRRQNASAQPEQPQASVPQALSAASAAPSVSSSSSSAQVAGDTRPTRRSRKDLRTAQVFEDPEQTRESPAVEGAAQPEAHRPESHSERRHGQHRSHRGHQAVPAAAPSTPSALSPLVAASLAESTSGLEPADTHPAGAAPWWAASGTALASPGDTQGDGHRHAVAQSTPAEPEAGVASEPASRSAGRRRQRASAAAPASTASAKHVVASTLHHTATQTPQAEPSALAEQAPETPHEIRFSQRITDFRGAETIEVPEVRKIMAARKAGVPLADEETIRAIKAARSTRKTKSEKSAAQAKRGEAADEAGSPTSSAKAKAASKPDTHRDSSTGPAPARPVRRRTGSGILGRTAVLSVLAVATVLAPLSNHLDNTPLASAAMKMHSNGSATQSPAAGGTKASSVASAVLGSDDLDEDSDTQLSNVPDAATRARIREAFQNAAKTCSSATGASGDTTAFSSKPQLFYPMLPGTYEISSEYGYRTHPTLGYRKLHAGQDMAAPVGTPIYAAAAGTVTTAGMVDGTGTITIKHEIDGQVWYTSYLHMYEDGIHVKVGDTVTAGQMIAGVGNTGRSSGSHLHFEVRTKDDTADESTVEPWGWLKQHNAVELTTNCS from the coding sequence GTGACCCCGCAGCCCATGAGCCGACGCCAGCGTCGCGAGGCGGAACGTGCTGCCGAAGCCGCTCGCCACGTCGCTGAGGCGCAGGCCGGAACTGCCCCGTCGTCACCGTCGGCGACGCACACCACCCACGTCGCCGGAGCCACTCGCCGCTCACGTCGCGACCTTCACGCTCACCGTGCCGAGAACGGCGCCGCCTCCAGCCCCGTTACCGCTCCGAGCCCATCGGCTCTCCCCGACGTCCCGGTCGCCCCGCAGAAGCAGAACCACCCGCAGCGGCCCGTAGCGCCGGCAGCACCTGCGACAGTGGTTTCAGGCACGCGGAGGGGAGCGCGCTCAGGGGACGGTTCAGCGCCGTCGGTCACCGTAGACCCGGCGCCGTCGCAGCCCGTTGCACCGATGAGCCGGATGGCCCGCCGGCGTCAGAATGCCAGTGCACAGCCCGAGCAGCCGCAGGCCTCGGTGCCTCAGGCGCTCAGCGCCGCATCTGCGGCCCCATCGGTCTCCTCCTCATCCTCCTCAGCGCAGGTTGCCGGCGACACTCGCCCCACTCGACGCTCTCGGAAGGACCTGCGCACCGCCCAGGTCTTCGAGGACCCCGAGCAGACGAGGGAGAGCCCCGCCGTCGAGGGCGCTGCGCAGCCCGAGGCTCACCGTCCCGAGAGCCACTCCGAGCGCCGCCACGGCCAGCACCGTTCTCATCGCGGCCACCAGGCTGTGCCCGCCGCGGCACCATCAACGCCCTCGGCGCTGTCGCCGCTGGTCGCAGCCTCGCTGGCCGAGTCCACCTCAGGGCTCGAGCCGGCAGACACTCACCCCGCCGGTGCCGCGCCGTGGTGGGCCGCTAGTGGCACGGCTCTTGCTTCGCCTGGTGACACACAGGGTGACGGTCATCGGCACGCAGTCGCGCAGTCGACCCCCGCCGAGCCGGAGGCCGGGGTGGCCTCCGAGCCCGCCTCCCGATCCGCGGGCCGTCGCCGGCAACGCGCCTCCGCCGCAGCCCCAGCCTCGACCGCCTCGGCCAAGCACGTCGTCGCCTCCACCCTCCACCACACCGCCACTCAGACGCCGCAGGCTGAGCCGTCAGCGCTCGCGGAGCAGGCTCCCGAGACGCCCCACGAGATCCGCTTCTCGCAGCGGATTACGGACTTCCGAGGTGCCGAGACCATCGAGGTCCCCGAGGTCCGCAAGATCATGGCCGCCCGCAAGGCCGGGGTGCCGCTTGCGGACGAGGAGACCATCCGCGCCATCAAGGCCGCCCGGAGCACTAGGAAGACCAAGTCCGAGAAGTCAGCCGCCCAGGCCAAGCGAGGCGAGGCGGCCGATGAGGCCGGCTCCCCGACGTCGTCGGCCAAGGCCAAAGCGGCATCGAAGCCGGACACCCACCGCGACTCCTCGACCGGACCTGCCCCCGCCCGTCCCGTCCGGCGCCGCACCGGCTCAGGGATTCTGGGGCGCACCGCCGTCCTGTCGGTCCTGGCCGTCGCTACGGTGCTCGCCCCCCTGTCCAACCACCTCGACAACACCCCACTGGCCTCGGCCGCCATGAAGATGCACTCCAACGGCTCGGCCACGCAGAGCCCGGCCGCCGGCGGCACGAAGGCATCCTCCGTGGCCAGCGCCGTGCTCGGCAGCGACGACCTGGACGAGGACTCCGACACCCAGCTGTCCAACGTGCCCGACGCCGCCACCCGCGCTCGGATCCGTGAGGCCTTCCAGAACGCCGCCAAGACCTGCTCCTCGGCGACCGGCGCCTCCGGCGACACCACCGCCTTCAGCTCCAAGCCGCAGCTGTTCTACCCGATGCTTCCGGGCACCTACGAGATCTCCTCCGAGTACGGGTACCGCACCCACCCCACCCTCGGCTACCGCAAGCTGCACGCCGGGCAGGACATGGCCGCCCCCGTGGGGACGCCCATCTACGCGGCCGCCGCCGGCACCGTCACCACCGCCGGCATGGTCGACGGCACCGGAACCATCACCATCAAGCACGAGATCGACGGCCAGGTCTGGTACACCAGCTACCTGCACATGTACGAGGACGGCATCCACGTCAAGGTCGGTGACACCGTCACGGCCGGTCAGATGATCGCCGGCGTGGGTAACACGGGCCGGTCCTCCGGTTCTCACCTGCACTTCGAGGTGCGCACCAAGGACGACACCGCCGACGAGTCCACCGTGGAGCCGTGGGGCTGGCTCAAGCAGCACAACGCCGTCGAGCTCACCACCAACTGCAGCTGA
- a CDS encoding glycerophosphodiester phosphodiesterase family protein, protein MPPAASRTRRPAVIAHRGGGREVPENTWSAVEHVAALGLEWMETDLRLTADGIVVLSHDEDLRRTANDPRTVGEVMWAELADLDSGDGRGFVRLDDALHAQPAMKFNIDLKDSSVVQAALQTVRDAQALERVRFASFSARRLAVLRRQEPRAMTSLGVSDVLGLMLRSEAAVPLPQTRWGWTRGRVDAVQVPESYHGVPVVTRRLVASAHTAGLEVHVWTVDDPERMRYLADLNVDAIMTDVPSLALKTLG, encoded by the coding sequence GTGCCGCCTGCCGCGTCACGAACCCGCCGTCCTGCCGTCATCGCCCACCGCGGCGGCGGACGTGAGGTTCCCGAGAACACCTGGAGCGCCGTCGAGCACGTGGCCGCGCTCGGGCTGGAGTGGATGGAGACCGATCTGCGGCTGACCGCCGACGGAATCGTCGTGCTCAGCCACGACGAGGACCTGCGGCGTACCGCGAACGACCCCCGCACCGTCGGAGAAGTCATGTGGGCCGAGCTGGCCGACCTCGACTCCGGCGACGGGCGCGGCTTCGTCCGGCTCGACGACGCCCTGCACGCCCAGCCGGCGATGAAGTTCAATATCGACCTCAAGGACTCCAGCGTCGTCCAGGCGGCCCTGCAGACGGTGCGTGACGCCCAGGCCCTCGAGCGAGTCCGGTTCGCCTCCTTCTCCGCCCGTCGGCTGGCCGTGCTGCGCCGCCAGGAGCCGCGGGCCATGACCTCACTGGGAGTCAGTGACGTGCTCGGACTCATGCTGCGCAGCGAGGCGGCCGTCCCCCTGCCCCAGACCCGCTGGGGCTGGACCCGCGGCAGGGTCGACGCCGTCCAGGTGCCGGAGAGCTACCACGGTGTTCCGGTGGTCACCCGCCGCTTGGTCGCCTCCGCGCACACCGCGGGCCTGGAGGTCCACGTCTGGACGGTGGACGACCCCGAGCGGATGCGCTACCTGGCCGACCTCAACGTGGACGCCATCATGACCGACGTCCCCAGCCTCGCCCTCAAGACCCTGGGGTGA
- a CDS encoding ribbon-helix-helix domain-containing protein, whose translation MSPDSTRAPFTDAEQTYYNQLDEDVTAGRIPAVGRGTHRDGSRISDTDLDAILRGRPGLGQSHATGRGRSPRRQVRLPEHTNAALDAYIEKHGTTASAVIRDAVEAYLSHENTPAA comes from the coding sequence ATGTCTCCTGATTCCACACGCGCCCCTTTCACTGATGCTGAGCAGACCTACTACAACCAGCTCGACGAGGACGTCACCGCAGGCCGTATCCCCGCCGTCGGACGCGGAACCCACCGCGACGGCTCACGCATCAGCGACACCGACCTCGACGCCATCCTCCGTGGCCGCCCAGGCCTCGGACAGTCCCACGCCACCGGCCGCGGACGCTCCCCGCGCCGCCAGGTCCGCCTACCCGAGCACACCAACGCGGCTCTTGACGCCTACATCGAGAAGCACGGCACTACCGCCAGTGCCGTCATTCGCGATGCCGTTGAGGCTTATCTTTCCCATGAGAACACGCCAGCCGCATGA
- the argS gene encoding arginine--tRNA ligase has translation MTLEELAAAIRTVLEEASAEGSLALPAAEIPAPRVERPRNRDHGDWSTNVAMQLAKKAGTKPRDLAELLVPRLEALDGIASVEVAGPGFLNIRLDAASAGELARSIVEAGQAYGRNDSLSGQHINLEYVSANPTGPVHLGGARWAAVGDSLARILSACGAQVTREYYFNDHGTQIDRFARSLLASARGQETPEDGYGGAYISEIAQQVTADELAAGRPDPATLPDAEATEVFRSRGVDLMFAAVKAELHAFRSDFDVFFHEDSLHTSGAVERAIARLRERGVIEERDGATWLRTTDFGDDKDRVLIKSDGNAAYFAADLAYYLDKRERGADCAVYLLGADHHGYIGRMMAMCAAFGDTPGTNMQILIGQLVNLVRNGVPVRMSKRAGTIVTLEDLVDAVGVDAARYALARSSMDSMIDIDLDLLASSTSDNPVYYVQYAHARTRNVARNAAEHGVSRDPNEAPFEPGALDDPADAALLGVLAQFPATVAQAAQLREQHRVARYLEQLAAAYHAWYGATRVTPRGDDAVDSGHVARLWLNDAVGQVLANGLDLLGVSAPERM, from the coding sequence GTGACCCTAGAAGAGCTTGCCGCAGCCATCCGCACCGTCCTGGAGGAGGCCTCCGCCGAGGGCTCCCTCGCCCTGCCCGCCGCAGAGATTCCCGCCCCCCGCGTCGAGCGCCCCCGCAACCGCGACCACGGTGACTGGTCCACCAACGTGGCCATGCAGCTGGCCAAGAAGGCCGGCACCAAGCCGCGCGATCTCGCCGAGCTCCTCGTCCCTCGTCTTGAGGCCCTCGACGGCATCGCCTCCGTGGAGGTCGCCGGCCCCGGCTTCCTCAACATCCGCCTCGACGCCGCCAGCGCCGGCGAGCTTGCCCGCTCCATCGTCGAGGCCGGTCAGGCCTACGGCCGCAACGACTCCCTGAGCGGCCAGCACATCAATCTCGAGTACGTCTCGGCCAACCCGACCGGGCCGGTCCACCTGGGCGGCGCCCGCTGGGCCGCCGTCGGCGACTCCCTGGCCCGAATCCTGTCCGCCTGCGGTGCCCAGGTCACCCGGGAGTATTACTTCAACGACCACGGCACCCAGATCGACCGCTTCGCCCGCTCGCTGCTGGCCTCCGCGCGCGGCCAGGAGACCCCCGAGGACGGCTACGGCGGCGCCTACATCAGTGAGATCGCCCAGCAGGTGACTGCCGACGAGCTCGCCGCCGGCCGCCCCGACCCGGCCACCCTGCCCGACGCCGAGGCCACCGAGGTCTTCCGCTCCCGCGGCGTCGATCTCATGTTCGCCGCCGTCAAGGCTGAGCTGCACGCCTTCCGCTCCGACTTCGATGTCTTCTTCCACGAGGACTCCCTGCACACCTCCGGTGCCGTCGAGCGCGCCATCGCCCGGCTGCGCGAGCGCGGTGTCATCGAGGAGCGCGACGGCGCCACCTGGCTGCGTACCACCGACTTCGGGGACGACAAGGACCGCGTCCTCATCAAGTCTGACGGCAACGCCGCCTACTTCGCCGCCGACCTCGCCTACTACCTGGACAAGCGCGAGCGCGGCGCCGACTGCGCCGTCTACCTGCTCGGGGCCGACCACCACGGCTACATCGGCCGGATGATGGCCATGTGCGCGGCCTTCGGGGACACTCCCGGCACCAACATGCAGATCCTCATCGGCCAGCTCGTCAACCTTGTGCGCAACGGCGTCCCGGTACGCATGTCCAAGCGCGCCGGCACCATCGTCACCCTGGAGGACCTGGTCGACGCCGTCGGCGTGGACGCGGCCCGCTACGCCCTGGCCCGCTCCTCCATGGACTCCATGATCGACATCGACCTGGATCTGCTGGCCTCCTCCACCTCCGACAACCCCGTCTACTACGTCCAGTACGCCCACGCCCGGACCCGCAACGTGGCCCGCAACGCCGCCGAGCACGGCGTGAGCCGGGACCCGAACGAGGCGCCCTTCGAGCCCGGTGCCCTGGACGATCCGGCCGACGCCGCCCTGCTGGGGGTCCTGGCCCAGTTCCCCGCCACCGTCGCCCAGGCCGCGCAGCTGCGCGAGCAGCACCGCGTGGCCCGCTACCTCGAGCAGCTCGCCGCCGCCTACCACGCCTGGTACGGCGCCACCCGCGTCACCCCGCGCGGGGACGACGCCGTGGACTCCGGGCACGTCGCCCGCCTGTGGCTCAACGACGCCGTCGGGCAGGTCCTGGCCAACGGGCTCGACCTGCTGGGTGTGAGCGCACCCGAGAGGATGTGA
- the lysA gene encoding diaminopimelate decarboxylase: MTDQIPAGEPPLGSLACPEPEDRPDLWPTTARRTDDGELVLGGLTVSEILAEAPSPVFVLDEVDLRGRAASWAAAMHEEFWPSYGMAGGEAFYAGKAFLTTKVAQWVLEEGMGIDTASRGELAVSLAALQEVDGEEATTDATCLGLHGNGKTQAEIAVALTHHVGHLVLDSLEEVDLAARAVRELRASGVYGPEETGKVMVRLTTGVHAGGHEYISTGHEDQKFGLSVHGGAARRTIDAIIAAPELELHGLHSHIGSQILDLAGFREAVGIVLTLRHEVAVDTGHLCPEVDLGGGYGIAYTGADPVPPSPAQVARTLAEAVRETCERLGDEVPTVSIEPGRAVAGPTTVTLYTVTGLKRVELGEGASRLYVSIDGGMSDNIRPALYEAAYTALVANRRPDPQAGLVRSRVVGKHCESGDVVVRDVDLPADLAVGDVLAVPATGAYGRSMASNYNLFTRPGVRWVREGESGWVLRPETIEDLIRLEG, from the coding sequence ATGACTGACCAGATTCCCGCCGGAGAGCCGCCCCTGGGGTCACTGGCCTGCCCCGAGCCCGAGGACCGTCCCGACCTGTGGCCCACCACGGCACGGCGCACGGACGACGGCGAGCTCGTCCTGGGCGGGCTGACCGTCTCCGAGATCCTCGCCGAGGCCCCCAGCCCCGTCTTCGTCCTGGATGAGGTGGACCTGCGTGGCCGCGCCGCCTCCTGGGCCGCTGCCATGCATGAGGAGTTCTGGCCCAGCTATGGCATGGCCGGGGGAGAGGCCTTCTACGCCGGGAAGGCCTTCCTGACCACCAAGGTCGCCCAGTGGGTTCTCGAGGAGGGTATGGGCATCGACACCGCCAGCCGCGGCGAGCTCGCCGTGTCCCTCGCCGCCCTGCAGGAGGTGGACGGGGAGGAGGCCACCACGGACGCCACCTGTCTGGGCCTGCACGGCAACGGCAAGACGCAGGCCGAGATCGCCGTCGCCCTCACCCACCACGTGGGCCACCTCGTCCTCGACTCCCTCGAGGAGGTCGACCTCGCCGCCCGCGCCGTGCGTGAGCTGCGCGCCAGCGGCGTCTACGGGCCCGAGGAGACCGGCAAGGTCATGGTGCGTCTGACCACCGGCGTGCACGCCGGTGGTCACGAGTACATCTCCACCGGTCATGAGGACCAGAAGTTCGGCCTCTCCGTCCACGGAGGCGCTGCCCGGCGGACCATCGACGCGATCATCGCCGCCCCCGAGCTCGAACTGCACGGGCTGCACTCCCACATCGGCTCCCAGATCCTGGACCTGGCCGGCTTCCGGGAGGCCGTCGGCATTGTCCTCACCCTGCGCCACGAGGTCGCCGTCGACACCGGGCACCTGTGCCCGGAGGTCGACCTGGGCGGTGGCTACGGCATCGCCTACACCGGGGCCGACCCGGTGCCGCCCAGTCCGGCGCAGGTCGCCCGCACCCTGGCTGAGGCCGTGCGCGAGACCTGCGAGCGTCTTGGGGATGAGGTCCCCACCGTCTCCATCGAGCCCGGTCGCGCAGTAGCCGGCCCGACGACGGTCACCCTCTACACCGTCACCGGCCTTAAGCGCGTCGAGCTGGGGGAGGGGGCCTCGCGTCTCTACGTCAGCATCGACGGCGGCATGAGCGACAACATCCGCCCCGCCCTCTACGAGGCCGCCTACACGGCCCTGGTCGCCAACCGCCGCCCCGACCCGCAGGCCGGGCTGGTGCGCAGCCGGGTGGTGGGCAAGCACTGCGAGTCCGGCGACGTCGTCGTGCGCGACGTGGACCTGCCCGCCGACCTGGCCGTCGGTGATGTGCTGGCCGTGCCCGCAACCGGCGCCTATGGGCGCTCCATGGCCTCTAACTACAACCTCTTCACCCGCCCCGGCGTGCGCTGGGTGCGAGAGGGCGAGTCGGGCTGGGTCCTGCGCCCCGAGACCATCGAGGACCTCATTCGCCTCGAGGGCTGA
- a CDS encoding DUF5979 domain-containing protein, with product MNTMSTGAASRPALTRGAVRGAAAILTLFLVAILSQFAPQASAEQNKSVNVTNLSLTRVDGNNVEQDGQLNTYDLARLSFDWSGVDANLKSGDSFTIGLGEYFTNLQNSETHPMTVEYGGKDVEVGTCTLTVKDVTCTFNSKVDELKAAGFHNFKGSGSALVSVAKATDVQSVDFTVNGVTTTVTLPGGGGIGGPKESDWELTKWASSFYNDYKELTWGVNFGTNQTTGDKLGKTFDGSRQSIVFTDTLGGGMAFNQADATRTVLNLRPADGKSIPVTNAAGQDATTQYGDYDVKATYSQDGRTATYEVTGPFKNGTNFTLEYPVSFVDANGKAVAASRGTSYENTVNLNGTDLTSTQQQSYVQYFDISVQMEPGFGSFNVTKVVEGEAAAKAAGSSFVVDVAYELPAAASSYPDWKAPEGQKATGEGRTGTSSVTVKPGEPVAFDGTFPVGTKVTLSEDTSKAQPAASGFSWGEPVFTIDGQKTNTFTIRDQELVKVSLTNTTTTTSTPPTTTQTPPTVTTPPATPPTTTQAPPTVDNPPATPPTTTQQPPSTPGAPVPPTSTPKTPNGGTPPLAHTGANAVALVLLAGAGLGGGALLVARRRNAS from the coding sequence ATGAACACAATGTCCACGGGCGCCGCCTCTCGGCCGGCCCTCACGCGAGGGGCGGTGAGGGGGGCCGCTGCCATCCTCACTCTCTTCCTTGTCGCGATCTTGTCTCAGTTCGCCCCCCAGGCGAGCGCTGAGCAGAACAAGAGCGTCAACGTCACCAACCTGTCTCTGACACGGGTGGACGGCAACAACGTTGAGCAGGACGGACAGCTCAACACCTACGATCTCGCCCGCCTCAGCTTCGACTGGAGTGGTGTCGACGCCAACCTCAAGAGCGGCGACTCCTTCACGATCGGTCTGGGTGAGTACTTCACCAACCTGCAGAACAGCGAGACCCACCCCATGACCGTCGAGTACGGCGGCAAGGATGTCGAGGTCGGTACCTGCACCCTGACCGTCAAGGACGTCACCTGCACCTTCAACTCCAAGGTTGACGAGCTCAAGGCCGCCGGCTTCCACAACTTCAAGGGTTCCGGCTCCGCCCTGGTGTCCGTCGCCAAGGCCACCGACGTGCAGTCCGTTGACTTCACCGTCAACGGTGTCACCACCACCGTCACCCTGCCCGGTGGCGGCGGCATCGGCGGCCCCAAGGAGAGCGACTGGGAGCTCACCAAGTGGGCCTCCAGCTTCTACAACGACTACAAGGAGCTGACCTGGGGTGTGAACTTCGGGACCAACCAGACCACTGGTGACAAGCTCGGCAAGACCTTCGACGGCTCCCGTCAGAGCATCGTCTTCACCGACACCCTCGGTGGCGGCATGGCCTTCAACCAGGCTGACGCCACTCGCACGGTCCTCAACCTGCGTCCTGCGGACGGCAAGTCCATCCCGGTGACCAACGCCGCCGGCCAGGACGCCACCACCCAGTACGGTGACTACGACGTCAAGGCCACCTACTCCCAGGACGGCCGCACCGCCACCTACGAGGTGACCGGTCCGTTCAAGAACGGCACCAACTTCACCCTGGAGTACCCCGTCTCCTTCGTGGACGCCAACGGCAAGGCCGTCGCCGCCTCGCGGGGCACCTCCTACGAGAACACCGTCAACCTCAACGGCACGGACCTGACCAGCACTCAGCAGCAGTCCTACGTCCAGTACTTCGACATCTCGGTCCAGATGGAGCCCGGCTTCGGCAGCTTCAACGTGACCAAGGTCGTTGAGGGTGAGGCCGCCGCGAAGGCCGCCGGCTCCAGCTTCGTCGTTGACGTCGCCTACGAGCTGCCGGCCGCTGCCAGCTCCTACCCGGACTGGAAGGCTCCCGAGGGCCAGAAGGCCACCGGCGAGGGCCGTACCGGAACCTCCTCCGTCACGGTCAAGCCCGGTGAGCCGGTCGCCTTCGACGGCACCTTCCCCGTGGGAACCAAGGTCACGCTCTCCGAGGACACCTCCAAGGCCCAGCCCGCCGCCTCCGGCTTCAGCTGGGGTGAGCCGGTCTTCACCATCGACGGTCAGAAGACCAACACCTTCACCATCCGCGACCAGGAGCTCGTCAAGGTCTCTCTGACCAACACGACGACAACCACCTCGACGCCGCCGACCACCACGCAGACCCCGCCCACGGTGACCACTCCGCCGGCGACCCCGCCGACCACCACGCAGGCCCCGCCTACGGTCGACAACCCGCCGGCGACCCCGCCGACCACTACGCAGCAGCCGCCGAGCACCCCGGGTGCTCCGGTGCCGCCCACCTCCACCCCGAAGACGCCGAACGGTGGCACCCCGCCGCTGGCGCACACCGGTGCTAACGCCGTTGCGCTCGTGCTGCTCGCCGGCGCCGGCCTGGGTGGCGGTGCCCTGCTGGTGGCTCGTCGCCGCAATGCCTCCTGA
- a CDS encoding homoserine dehydrogenase → MAQDLSSAQRTLTVGVLGAGTVGSQVIRLLTEQADDFAARSGARLEITGVAVRDVNAPRDFAVPQDLLTDDATAVATGNDLVIELIGGIEPARTLILAAFKAGASVITGNKALIAAHGPELYTAAAAAGTDFYYEAAVAGAIPVVYALRESMAGDRVTSVLGIVNGTTNYILDEMSTKGLSFETALATAQELGYAEADPTADVDGLDAAAKAAIIASLAFHTRVGLDDVSVEGIREVTADDIREAHASGCELKLLAIAQRRDDEHAQGVSVRVHPALVPNDHPLASVHGAYNAVLVEAESAGRLMFYGQGAGGAPTASAVLSDVVAAAAHRVHGGQAPRESSYASLPVLGPEAAVTRYQIQLRSDDAVGSLAAMASVFAENEVSINSVRQSAYVTSDGSHDQAVVTFVTHPAPVFHLDAAVEGLRDSDRVAEVVSIQRVEGE, encoded by the coding sequence GTGGCTCAAGACCTCTCATCCGCCCAGCGCACACTGACCGTCGGCGTCCTCGGCGCCGGGACCGTCGGCAGCCAGGTCATTCGCCTCCTCACCGAGCAGGCCGACGACTTCGCCGCCCGCTCCGGGGCACGTCTTGAGATCACGGGCGTCGCCGTCCGCGACGTCAACGCGCCACGTGACTTCGCCGTCCCCCAGGACCTCCTCACCGATGACGCCACCGCTGTCGCCACCGGCAACGACCTGGTCATCGAGCTCATCGGAGGGATCGAGCCGGCCCGCACCCTCATCCTGGCCGCCTTCAAGGCCGGGGCCAGCGTCATCACCGGCAACAAGGCCCTCATCGCGGCCCACGGCCCCGAGCTCTACACCGCCGCGGCGGCCGCAGGCACCGACTTCTACTACGAGGCCGCTGTTGCCGGTGCCATCCCAGTGGTCTACGCGCTGCGTGAGTCCATGGCCGGCGACCGGGTCACCAGCGTGCTCGGTATCGTCAACGGCACCACTAACTACATCCTTGATGAGATGAGCACCAAGGGACTCTCCTTCGAGACCGCCCTGGCCACCGCCCAGGAGCTCGGCTACGCCGAGGCCGACCCCACCGCCGACGTCGACGGCCTGGACGCCGCCGCCAAGGCCGCCATCATCGCCTCCCTCGCCTTCCACACCCGCGTGGGCCTCGACGACGTCTCCGTTGAGGGCATCCGCGAGGTCACTGCCGACGACATCCGCGAGGCTCACGCCTCGGGCTGCGAGCTCAAGCTCCTCGCCATCGCCCAGCGCCGCGACGACGAGCACGCGCAAGGCGTCTCCGTGCGCGTCCACCCCGCCCTCGTCCCCAACGACCACCCGCTGGCCAGCGTTCACGGCGCCTACAACGCCGTCCTGGTCGAGGCCGAGAGCGCCGGGCGCCTCATGTTCTACGGTCAGGGAGCGGGAGGAGCCCCGACCGCCTCAGCGGTCCTGTCCGACGTCGTCGCAGCCGCCGCCCACCGGGTCCACGGCGGCCAGGCCCCCCGCGAGTCCTCCTACGCGAGCCTTCCGGTCCTCGGCCCCGAGGCCGCCGTCACCCGCTACCAGATCCAGCTGCGCTCAGACGACGCCGTCGGCTCCCTGGCCGCGATGGCCTCCGTCTTCGCCGAGAACGAGGTCTCCATCAACTCGGTGCGCCAGAGCGCCTACGTCACCTCCGACGGCAGCCACGACCAGGCCGTCGTCACCTTCGTGACCCACCCTGCCCCCGTCTTCCACCTCGACGCCGCCGTCGAGGGCCTGCGGGACTCCGACCGGGTCGCCGAGGTCGTCTCCATCCAGCGCGTCGAAGGCGAGTGA